The sequence ATCGTCCGTAGACGCTGCTGGAACGTGCGCAGCAACAGGATCGCCGCGGTCAGCAATCCGCAGGACAGGCCGATCCACATGCCGTAGGTGTCGAGGCCGAACCCGAAGGCGAACAGAAGGCCCACCGGCAAACCCACCAGCCAATACCCGATGAGGGTGATCCCGAAGCTCGAGGCGGTATCGCCCACGCCGCGTAGCAGTCCGATACCGATGTTCTGGGCGGAGTCGGCGAACTGCTGGAAAATCGCGATCGCGAGGAGCACCGTCGCGATGGACACGGCCGTGGTGTCCGAGGTGTCCATGAACAGCGACAGCACCCAGGTCGGTGCCAGGAGATACACGACACCGACGACCGCGATGACGATTGCCGCGTGGGAGAAGGCGACTCGGGCGGTCAGACGCGATTTGATCGCCTCACCGAGTCCGACGAATCGACTGACCAGGATCGACGAACCGTGCGAGATGCCCACCGACACCTGGAAGACGATGTAGGTGAGCTGGTTGACCACGGTATGGGCGGCCAGAGCGGGAGCGCCGAAGCTGCCGATGATCACCGCGGTCACCGAGAACAGACCCGCCTCGCTGCCGTAGGTTCCGGCGATCGGGACCCCGAGACGGAGGATCGTCCGTACGGTCTCGGGCCGGGAACGGTGGATGGCAAGGCTGAGCATCGGCGACAGCACGTCGTCGCGGCGCACCATGGCTGCGAAGATCCCGAAGGTCAGCAGGTACACCAGCGAGGTGGAGACACCGATGCCCGGCAGGCCGAGGGCGGGAAGCCCGAAGGTGCCGTAGATGAAGGCCCAGTTGAGGGCGATGTTGAAGAGCACCGACAGGATGGTGATCACGAGCAGCGCCTTGGGTCGCCGCATGCCGACGGTGAACTGGCGGATCACCTGGAACCACAAGCACGGCACCAGGCCAGGGGCGAGCGCGATGAGCATCGGCAACGCCATGTCGAGAACCTCGGCGTCCTGGCCGACGAACCGGAGACCGTAACCGAGCCCGACGAGCAGGATGCCGCCGACGATCCCGGCGACTGTGGCGATGAGGAAGCTCGACCGGACGATGTCGCGAACTTCCTCCGCGGTGGCCTCGGACGGTGTGGTGTCGCCTGTCCGCTCACCGCGGCCGACAGCCCCGGAGATGAGGTTGCCGACGGCGGTCACCAGCCCGACGCCCATGGTGCGCAACTGATTGAACAAGGTGATGGCCAGACCGCCTGCCGCCAGCGCCTGGATGCTGATCAAGCCCATCATCACGGTGTCGGTGGTGGTGAGCGCCACCTGCGCGAGCTGGGTCAGGGCGATCGGCGCAGAGAGATAGGCGAGTTCGCGACTGGTCTGCCGGTAACTCTGTGTGGGCGCGATGGTTCCTGTGCTTCCGTGTGTCATGCGTACTCGATCGGCGACTGCTCGCGGGCGGACCGGCTTGCCGGTACTCCGGCCGCATCGAGCTTCTCGTCCACGTGCAGCTCGGCGGCGAGGTCGAGGAGCTCGTGGCGTGTCATCCATTCGTCGTCGAAAACTGTATCAAGGTACTTCTCGCCACCGTCGCAGACGATCGTGACGACGGTGCTGCCGGCGGGCAGCGTCGGGAGGACATCGAGTGCGGCGAAGATGGCGCCGCCGGACGAACCACCGACCATCAGCCCGTTCCGCCGGGCCAGAGCCCGAGCGGTCGCGAAGGCGTCGACATCGGACACCTTGATGCCCTGATCGAGGAGCGAGTAATCGACTGCGGTTCCGATGGTGGCTCCGGGAGGTGTGCCGGTGCCCGACTGGTGGTACGGCCCACCGGGTCCGCCGAAGGCGATGGAACCGACGGGTTCGACGCCGATGACGGTGGTCGACTGCCCGAGCCGCCGCAGTTCGCGCGCCGTCCCGAACAGCGAGCCGCCGGTTCCGACCGCGCAGACCAAGGCGTCGATCGGCGAGGCCGCGTCGTCGAGGAGCTCCGCGGCGAGGGCGCGGTAGCCCACGGCATTGCTCGGGTTGTTGTGTTGCTCGGGAAACCACCCGTCCGGGTCCGCCGCGGCCATTTGCTCGGCGAGGTCCTCACGGGCCGAGGTGGCGAGCTCGGTTTCGCCGTCCTCGGTGACGAAGTGCAAGTGGGCGCCCATCGCCCGCATGGATCGCAGCTTCTCGGCGCTGGCGTGGTTGTCGACGACGGCGGTGAAGCGGTATCCGCGTTCCGCCGCGACCACAGCCAGCCCCAGTCCCGTGTTGCCCGAGGTGGATTCGATGATGTGGCCTCCGGGACGCAGCAGCCCCGCGACCTCGGCGTCGATCACCATCTGGCGCGCCATACGGATTTTCATGGACCCGGTCGGATTGAATTGCTCGAGTTTGAGGAGATAGCGTGTCCCGTTTTCGAGGGTGCACAGCTGTAGCAGGGGAGTGGAACCGATCAGATCCGACACTCGGCTGACGACGCGGGCGGTAGTGGCAATGGTCTCCACTGTGTTCTCCTAATTGCTGGTGGGGCGGTCGAGTTCCCAAGCGGGTCGGCCGTCGACGAGTGTGATGACGACCTTGGGCGGGACGGGGGTGTCGTGAAACGCGGATTCGTTCGAGTCCATCTGGTAGCCCGCGGTGTTGTGGTACACCAGGAAATCGCCTGGGGCAGGTCGGTGCGGAAACTCGATCACTCGCCAGGTCAGCATGTCCGACTCCAAACAGGTCGCGGCGCCGACCGACGCGAAGAACGGGATGCGGTCCTCGGCGGGCGTCGTTGCGGACACCAGCTGAGGGTCCGGGAGGAATTCGGTGTCGAACCACTGTTCGGACAGGCTCAGGCTCGTGCCGTTGACGACGATCATTCCGGGATCGCGTTCCTTGACTCCCAGCACGGGGAACACGGTGACCCCGGCGCGGTCCAACAGGGCGCGACCCGGTTCGGCGAAGAACGAGATGCCGTGGTCCTGGCTTAACTGGGCCAGAGATTTTCGTCCCGGTGCGGGTTCGGTGAGGATGGCCCGCAAGGCGTGCGCTCCGGTGATCGCCGAGTGGTACGGGTAGTAGCTGTCGAAGCGCTTACCGGCATGAAATGCGTGGGCCGATTCGCCCATGAATCGCTGCCAGTCCTCCTGCGGGACATAGCTGATGGGGTACCCGCCGCCGAGGCTGATCGTTCCGGCAGCGAGCCCCTGCGCGCGGGCGGCACGGAGGCGTTCGACCAGTTGGCCGGCCTGATCGCGACGCTCGGGAATGCTGTACCCGGAGAGGTGGAAGCTGTACCCGAGCATCGTCACGTCAGCCGCGCGATCGAGCGCAAGCTGTTCGGCATACCGCAATTCGTCGTCGTTCATCCCGAATCGGCTGGTCTCCGGTTGCGGAAGAACACGGAAGAGGACCCGCACGCCCAGTCCGTCGGACAGATCGGCGAGTGCCCGGAGCTCGCTCGGCGAATCGATGGTGACGACGGCGTCGTGCCGCACGGCCAGAGCGAGAAGCTCGGCCGGCTTGGCGGGACCGGTGATCAACAGGTCGCTGCCCCGTACCCCCGCCGAGAGGGCTTGACGAAATTCCCCAGCGCTGGCCACATCGATACCGAAGGTGCCCGAACGTCCGGCGCGGCGGTCTGTGGTGACGAGATCGGCGACGGCATCGGCGAAGGCGTTCGCCTTGTTGGCCTTCTTCCCGAAGTAGACGGTCCCGTCCACCCCGGCATCGTCGAAGACGGCCGCGAAGCTGCGGGCGTTGTGCGAAAACTGTGCCGGGTCTAGAAGATGCACCGTCCCACCGCCGAATCCCCGCACGAGGGCGCGCAACAGCGACGGGTCCGCGGTGACGGTGTCGGTCCAGGGGGTGGTCAATGCCGGCAGTCGCACCGACCGCAGGATGCTTCGGGTCATGACCACAACTCCAACGGGCTGCCGAGGCCTTGCTCACGTGCCTTGTGTGCGAACAGGAGTCCGAGCGCGATGTCGGTGACCACGAGTCCGCTGTTGTAGGCGAACACCCGGTCCGTCGCGGAAAGGCGGGGCGCCGCCCGGCCGGCCAGAATGTCGGGCAGTTCAGCATCCACCGAACGCAGGACCCCGTCCGGGCCGGCCATGTCGGTACCGGTGGTACGCATCTGTTCGGCGTTGGTGGCCACCACGTAATCCGCGCCCGACAGGGTCGACGGCAACAGACCGTAGCCGACGAGGATGGAGAGCGCTCCAGGGGCGAGCCAGTCGGCTTCGATCCGCGCGGGCGTCGCTTCACCGGCCACCGCGAGGATCACGTCGGCCCGACGGGCGGACGCCTCCAGATCGGTACTGACCGTGACGGTGCGGTCCGGGTACTGACGAGCCAATTCTTCTCGAACCGCGGCAATTCCATCCGAATGTGTGCCGAAGAGTTCGAGGTGGGTGAACTGTGGGTGTGCGGTGAGGGCCAATGGCAGCGCGAACCGCCCCTGCGTTCCGGAACCGACGACGAGCACGGTGGACGCGCTCGGTGCCGCGCAGGCCCGGATGATCAGCCCCGATACGGCCGGTGTGCGCAGGGCGCCGATGCGTCCGCAATCCATCAGGGCGATAGGGAGTCCTGTGGCGTCGTCGTACAGCGACAGCGTGGTGTAGTAGCGCTTACTCGTACGATCCCGGTCCGGGTCGAACTTGTAGGAGGTCTTGAAAGCCACGGTGGAGCTCTGCCCGTCCCGAGCGAGCATCGAGTAGGCCACCGAATGTTTGTCGGCGGGAGCGACGGTCAGTTTCCCGGGATTCGTCGACTCTCCCGCCGCCAGCGCGCTGTACGCCTGCTCGACCGCGGCGAGCACCTCACCGGAGGACACCTCGACCTTGTCGAGATCGCTCGCCGTCAGCGTCAGGATCGGATGGGGTGCGCTCATCGGCTCGCGCTCCTGACGGAGTAGATCGGATGAACTCCCGACGGGTCGACGACGTCCTCACCGTACCCGTCCTCGAAGTCCTCGGCGGGGGGTCGATGCCGGCCCGGGACCCGCACGTTGATGCGCTTGAGCCACCGGTCCGTGCCGTCGTAGCGGGGTGTGAAGGGAACCCGCCCGTGCACTATGACGTCGTTGTCGATCATCAGCACCTCCCCGGCGTCGAGGGAGATCGTGCGGGCATGGCGTGCGAGTTCGTCGGACAGTCGGGCGTAGGCGCGCCGATACCGTTCGGGAGCCGTGCCGAGTGGCGTGTAGGCCGGATCGTAACGCAGGCACAGCCCGTCCTCACCGACCCAGAGTGTCGGCAGCGCAAGAGCATTGGCGCCGGGTACTGCCGTGGGCACGCCCGCCGCCGGGTTGGTCTCGTAGGAGGCGTCCGGAAGGATCGGCACCGTGGCGCTGGCGAGTTCGACGAACTCGGCAGGTTCGAGTTCCACTTCCCGGACCGAGGAGATGGTCGTGCCGATCCGGTCGTGATTACGCATCCCGCCGAGCAGAAGGAAGTGGCACCGGCCCGGGTGGAATGCGTCCTCGGTGTGCGGTTCGAGCAGGACGGTACTGCTCGCCCCCGTCTGTTCCGTCTCGTGTCCCGGAGACGGCACGATGTTGTTGACCAGGCGACCCTCCTGCTGGCCGGACCACCCGAAGGGGGCGCCGACGACATGCGCGAGCAGCAGCATCAGCACGTCCCACTCGGCCGTCCGGTGGGGGTCCACGTCGTTCCATCGCGCGGGGGTGGGACCGATTGCCCGATCGTCGATCTCGAACCCGGACAGCACCTGGAATCCGAGCCCGCGCGGCTCCATCGCGCACGCCTCGCGGACCTCGGCGGGCAGCGTTCTCGCGATGTCCGCTGCCTCACCGATCAGATCGGGATTGTCGACGGTGCCGTAAGCCGACACCACCGCCGCGAGAAGGTCTGCAGTGGCCGCCGCTCCGGCAACCGAGATGGCACGCGTGGTCAGTGTTGATGCTGTGGGCATGGAGTATCCAACTTTCGGTCAGACGATCGAGAACCGTCGTTGCTGAGAAGAAAGTGTTGTGTGAGTGCGAGATTCGAAAAGGCTCACGGCCGGAATCAGTGTATGGGAAGGCTAACCTCATTTTAGGCCAACCGAAACCTTCTGTGCGACAGATCACACTACTGGACGGATTAGCGTATTCCTATGTGGCAGTGTGCTTTAACGATTGATTACCTTCGGATTCGACGGGTCAGCGCAGCCGGTCGGCCGCGGCGTATGAACCGGATTCGACTACCCGTCCGTCGTCGATCACGAGTACGTCCCGACAGTATCGGGCCGCGAGTTCCAGATCGTGAGTGATCACAATCAAGCTCGTATGTCGCTCGTGCATCGTCCCGCGAAGCACATCCATAACGGACTGCGCGGTAGCGGCATCGAGCGCCGATGTCACCTCGTCGCAGATCAGGACGTCGGGTTCTGCAGCCAGTGCGCGCGCGATCGAAATGCGTTGGCGCTGACCGCCGGAAAGTTCGGAAGGGTAACGAGCGGCGAATGCCCCGGTGAGCCCCACGGTGGCGAGCAGCGCGGTGACCGTGCTGTCGAGGTGGGCCCTCCCGCGGACACCCCGACGCCGCAGGGGGCGGGCGAGGGTATGTCCCACGGTGTGAGCGGGATTGAGTGTCGACAGCGGGTTCTGCGGGATGAGCTGTATCCGGCCGCGCAGCGACCGTGGCCGGCGGGCGATCGGAAGTCGGAGCGGTGCCTCGTGAAGCCGCATCGTTCCGGTCGCGGCCGATTCGAGGCCGGCGAGCACCCGCGCCAAAGTCGTTTTCCCGGCTCCTGATTCGCCGAGAACTGCGGTCGCCTCACCCGGGTGGACCGAGAGATCCACACCCGCCAGAACAGCTCTACCGCCACGGACGAGACCGAGGCCGGATGCGGACAGCACGGCGGAACCGCGTGGAGTCTCTGCCGTCGTGGCAGTGGTGTGCACCCTGGTGGTGACGGGGACGCCCAGGTGCACGGTGTGATCCGCGAGTTCGTGCAAGATCGTGGTGTCGTGACCGGACACCGCGACTGCGACACCGGTGTCGGCGAGACGGCGCAGGACGTCGGCGACTTCGCGCCGCACACGCCCGTCCAATCCGGCGAACGGTTCGTCGACAAGGAGTACGTCGACACCTCGTATCAGGGCCCGTGCGAGCGCCACCCGCCGCTGCTGGCCGCCCGAGAGGGCGCCCGGACGGCGATGCAGAACCGAGGCGGGTAACTGCACACGCTCCAGGACGCGGGCCGGTTTGTCGGGGTCGCGGGTGGCGGCGACTTCGCGGAGCAGCGCGCCTACTCGCATGGTGGGGTTCAGGGCCGATCCGGGATCCTGTCCCACGAAAGCCAGGTGTGCCCGGCGGAGTCGGCGCAGGGGTTCGGGCTCCATCGTCAGTACGTCGTGCCCCAGTACTCGGAGGCTGCCGGACTCGCGGCGGGCTCCGGCCGGAAGGTATCCGACGATTGCCTGCAGGAGTGTTGTTTTCCCCGATCCGGATTCACCGGTGATTGCGGTGACCGTGCCGGGGCGCAGGGTGATCGACCCGCCCTGCAAGAGCGGCGCCGCCGTGCCGGCGGCGGTGATGGTCAGGTGTTCGGCGACCACTGCCGGATCCGTCATACCTGCACCCCCTGCCGGCCGGTCCGGGCGGCGGCGATGGCGAGATTGACGCTGACCGCGAGCAGCCCGATCGCGAGGCTGGGTGCGAGAACCGACCACGGGTTGAGCAGGGCCCCGGAGCTGTTCTCCCGCACCATCAGAGCCCAGTTGGAATCCCCGAGCGCCGTCGGCAACTGGAGGAACGCGGCAGTACTCACGAGGTACATCGCCTCCACGAAGCGGAGGCCGAGCTGGGTGGTCACCGTGATACGCAGGTTCGGGAGTACCTCGCGGAAGACGAGATACGCAAGGCGCTCGCCACTCGCGGCGGCGACTTCGATGTATCCCGATGCGGCGACACCACTGGCGGCGGCGGCGAAAACCCGCGCGGTGTAGGGCGTACCGACGACCACTGCGATCAGGACCAGGCCGGCGGCGCCCGAGCTCGGCCACGACAGCATCACGAGCAGGATCGCGAGGATCGGCGGAAGCAGCATCAGGGCGTCGGTGGACCGTTCGATGATTGCGCCGACCCGGGGCCGCAGAGCCGCAACGGTACCGATGACGGCCGCCAGCGCCGTGACGAGGACGGCGATCACCGCGGCGAGCACGAGCAGTCCCCACCCCCCGACGAGGAGGTGCGTCAAGACGTCCTGGCCGAGGTGATCAGTGCCCAATGGCGCCGCCGTAGACGGCTCGGCGTAGGGAATGTCGACACCGGCGTCCACCGCGTGCGGTGCGAGGAAGGGGCCGAGTACCGCCAGCGCGATGACGGCGGCAGCGGGCAGCGCGAGCAGCGCAGGACGCATCCAGGGCCGGCTCATGCGCGCCCCCGGACCGACCACGCGCGCAACAGGTCCGCGGCCAGCAGTACACAGGTGATTGCGGCACCGGTCAGTGCGACCACCGAGGCGACCAGTGCCGCGTCACGGTCGGCGACCGAACCGGACAGGACGGAGCCGATGCCGGGATAGTTGAAGATCGTTTCGACGACCAGCGCGCCCCCGAGCAGCATTCCGACGGAGGTGGCCAGGGAGGTGGCGATGGTCGGAAGCGCGATCGGCAGGATATGGCGTAGCAGTACGTGCCGGTGGGGCAGGCCGTCGAGGACGGCGGCGAGCACGTGTGGCGCCTGCGCGGCCTCGTGCAGGGCTGCACGCGTCACCCGAATGTTCCACCCGGACTGAGGGATTGCCAGTGCGATGACGGGCAGCACCAGCATGGAGGAGTCCAGGGGGCCGCCTGCCGAATCGGTGATCGTCACGGCCGGAAACCAGCCGGTTCCCAGCGAGAAGGCAAGGACGAGCAGGGTGGCGATGACGAATTCGGGAACCGCGATCACCATCGTGGTGGCCGGTGACAGGACGCGGGCGCCGGCACTGCGCGGGCGCAACGCCCACAGAGCACCACCGAGCAGCGCCGCCATGGTGGTCAGGGCCAGTGCGAGCCCCCCGAGCAGCAACGTGCTCGGGAATGTGGACGCGAGTATCTCGGTGATCGGGGTGCCACGCACCGTGGTTCCGAGGTCACCCGTGAGCAGCCCCTTGAACCAGATCAGGAATCGCACCGGCAGTGCCCGGTCGAGTCCCAGCGACTGCTCGGCAGCCGAGATCTGTTCCTCGGTGGCATCACGGCCGAGGGCTGCGCGCGCCGCGCTTCCCGGGAGGAGATCGATGGCGACGAACACGAGGACCAGGACGAGTACCAGGATCGACACCCGTTGGGCGAGCACCACCGAGACCCGCGTCCCGAAGGTGGTGAACCGACGGGCGTCGGCCGCCACGACTGTGGCGGCCGACGTGGCCGTGGTGGTGGACTCGCTCAACTCGACAGCCAGGTCTTTTCCAGTTGTACGCGTCCGTATCCGCCGAGTTGGGGCAGGCCCTGCACCTTCGAGGAGGCGACGTCGACTCCGTCGGCCATGCCCCACACCAGGTAACCGCCTCGTGCGTATTCGATCTCCTGCAGAGTGCGACTCGCCTTGGCGTAGGTGTCGTCGTCAGGAGCCGCCAGCGCCTCGAGGTAGGCGGCGTCGAACTCGGGATCGCGGAACCCGGATTCGTTCCACTTGGTGCCCGAATACATCACCTTGCTGGCGAAGAAGATGACGGAGTCGTTGGTGCCCCAGTTCGCCGTGTACAGCGGAGCCTTCAGCCAGGTTTCGTCGTAGAACACGTTGGCATCCTGCGTGACCACGTCGATCGTCACACCGATGTCCCGGGCCTGGGTGGAGAACAGCTTGGCGGAGTCGACCTCGCCTGCCGCTTCCTCCTTGGTGAAGAGGGTGTACGTCTGGCCGGTATCGAAGCCGGCCTCGCGGAGCAGCTGCTTCGCCTTCTCGATATCGCGGCTGCGCTGTTTCAGCGACCAGTCGTAGGTGGGATCGCCGGTGCCCAGCACGTCGTTGGCGACGGTGCCGTACCCGGACGTCACCTGCTTGACCATGGCGTCCCTGTCCACGGCGAGTCGAAGTGCCTCACGCACCCGGGGATCGGCGAACGGACCGTCGGACGTGCGCATGACGATGGGGATCACGACGTCGTTGGGACGGCGCACCACCGTGAGGTTGTCGCGCCCGTCGGCGGTGCGGCCCGCCACGGCTCCGACGTTGGAAGCGAGGTCGATCTGCTGAGCAATCACCGCGTTGGCCATCGCCGTGGTGCTGTCGAAGCGCGTCACCTCGATGGCCTCGAGGAGCGGGGTGCCGCCGTGCCAGTTCTCGTTGCGCACCAGGCGCGCGTTCCCGTCGCGGTACGACTCCAGCTTGAACGGTCCCGTACCCACCGGCGTGGTGAAGTCAGTGGTGTCCTTCTTCACGACGAACGTCATCAACCGCAGCAGGAGGGGAAGCTCGCGGTTCGGTGCGGCGGTGGTGATCACGACGGCCGAGGGGCCGTCGGAGACGATGTCCTCCACGGAAGCAACAGGAACCTTGGTCTCGCCGGCGATTTCTCGCAGGCGCCGCAGCGACCACACCGCGTCCTCGGAGGTCACCGGTGTTCCGTCGTGGAACGTCGCGCCCTCGGCGAGCGTGAACTTCCACTTGCGGAGATCCTCGAGCTGAGTCCATTCGGACGCCAGGCGCGGTGCCACGTTGGGGTTTTCGCCGGGGACGGTGAGTGCGTCGTATACCAGCGAGGTGATCAAGAAGTCGCTGTCATTGCTCAGCGTCTGATGGGGGTCGCGTTCGATCTTCGACGGCTGTCCCAGTGCGCCGACCCGCAACGTGCCACCCGAACTGGGATTTCCGGATCCATCCGAAGACTCGGAGGAACTACAGGCAGCAAGGGCGATCAACGCCGTCGTGCCGAGTCCGGCAGAGATGAATTGCCGACGGGAGAAAGTCACGTGTGCACACCTTCGAGTTCAACGAACACCAACAAAGCATGGAATGCATAACCTAACTTGTCGGTGCCTGTAAACAGGACGGTGTTTCCGGCGGGATGCGCCGCCGGGATCTCGCATGGGTGCAGTCGCGACTGTTTCGGGTGCGCCCCCCAGTCCGTCGACGCAACGCGATGCCTGGCTGAGCGGGAAAAATCCCGAACGGCGTTCAAGTCGCGTACGAAAACTGGACGAGTGACAAGTTATGTCGGCCCGGACATCGACTGTGAGGGAACTCACAGCCCTCGACTTCGGTCGGCGGAAACCGAGACTTCGGCATTCCGTAAACCCGGTAGCCGGTGACTCAGCGGGCGAGTACCTTCGGCTGCACCACCGGGGTGGTCAGTGTGCCCGAGGTGAGGAAGTCGTCGAGGTTGCGCAACGTGAGCGCCTCCATGGCGGCTCGGGTTTCGACGGTGCCGCTCCCGACGTGGGGAAGGAGGACGACGGTGTCGAGGGCCAGCAGCGCCTCGGGAGTGTGCGGCTCGTCGGTGAATACGTCGAGACCCGCCCCCGCCAGGCGTCGTTCGGTGAGCAACTCGACGAGTGCCTCTTCGTCCACGACCGTGCCGCGGGCAACGTTGATCAGATAGCCGTCGGGACCGAGCGCCTCGAGCGCGGCGCGGTCGACGAGCTTCTCGGTGCCCCGACCTCCGGCCGCTGCCACCACCAGTACATCGACTCCCGCGGCGAGTTTCACAACCGAATCGACATACGTGTACGCAGAGCCGGGCACCTCGTGCCGGTTGTGGTACGAGATCGAGCAACCGAATCCTTCGAGTCGGGTGGCGATCGCCGAGCCGATTCTCCCCAGCCCCACGATGCCGACGCGGGTGCCGCTCACCTTGCGGGTCAAAGGGAAGTTGCCGTCCACGGGCCACCGCCCCGCTCGCACGTAGCGGTCAGCGGCCGAGAACCCTCGAAGGGTGTCGATCAGCAGTCCGACGGCGGTGTCGGCAACGCAGTCGGTGAGCACGTCCGGAGTGTTGCTCACGCCGATGCCGCGTTCCTCGGCGAGCGCGACATCTGTTGTGTCGTAACCGACTCCGAAGTGTACGATCGCCCCGAGGCGGGGGAGGGCGGTCATCAACGTCGCATCGACTCCGGTCCGGCCGGATGTGACCACCGCAGTGACGGACTCGGCGTGCTCGCGCAGGAAATTCGACCGCCCGTCGCCCATGGGCAGGTCGAGTGCGTTGTACCGCTCCGTGAGCGTCGCCGCGAGGGAGGGCTTCAGCGGTCCGACCATCAGCACTCCGCCGAGGTGAACATCCTGCGCCGCAATCGAATTCGGAGAAGTCTCTGCCGTCGCCATTCGGTCCTCCTCGCACGAGGTGGAGCGAGTCTCCACGCATCGGGATACTCGAACGTTAAGCCGGGTCCCAATGCCTGTCCAACACGTAAATAACATGGACCGATACCGAAACGGCATGATTGACGGCCTCTCTGGCGACGGTAAGGGGGAGCGCCACCGGATATCCACCGGTCACGGGCCTGCCCGGGGGTGATCGCAGTCTCCTCGGCGGACGTCGTGTGACGGGGCTCACCTGGCCTTTTGGCGCGGCAACCTCGACTTACCGCTGTTGACGCTGTTCCGGGCCGCTTCTAGCGTGTGTCTACCGTCACAGACGGGCCCTCTTCATTCGCGGACAGTCGCGACACATCCTACGGAGGACACCATGAGCCCTGCACGTTCGTTGCAGCAGGGAACCCGTTACCGCGCCGCCATTGCAGCCACAGCCGCGATGACGGTGTCGGCGCTGGCCGCCGGCTGCTCAGTGGCCAATTCGAACCACAGCGATGCCGCCAGCCCCGACACGCTGCGCATCGTGCTCCCCCAGGAGCCGCCCACGCTCGAACCCTGCGACGCGTCCCTCACCTCGACCGGTGTCGTGGTGCGGTCGAACATCACCGAACCCCTGGTCGAGCGCAATGCCGACACGGGAGACCTCGAACCGAAACTCGCCGAGTCCTGGGAGCAGACGTCCGGGAACGTGTGGACGTTCCGCATCCGCCCCGGCGTGACGTTCAGCGACGGCAGCGTGTTCGACGCCGCGGACGCCGCCTTCTCGATCGACCGGGCCGTCAACTCCACCATCGGCTGCGATGTGGACGGGTACGTCTTCGGTGACGACCCGCTGGTGGTCGCGGCGGTCGACCCCGGAACGGTAACGGTGACGACGCCCACCGCCGATCCCATCCTTCCGCTGCGGATCTCGTTCGTGGAGATGGTGCCCACCACCACGGACGCGCAGGACAAGGTGCGGGAACCCATCGGAACGGGTCCATACCGGGTGGACTACTGGGACCACGGCCAGCGCCTGTCGCTGGTCCGGAACGACACCTACTGGGGTTCGGTGCCCGAGTATGCGCGCGCGATCTACCAGTGGCGCACCGAGGGCAGTGTGCGCGCCGCCATGGTCACCAACGACGAGGCGGAACTCGCCACCTATCTTGGCCCGGAAGACGGGGCGGGCGACCTGGGGGTCGCGTACCCCAACAACGAGACGACGGCGCTGCGGATGCAGGCGAACGAACCGCCGCTCGACGACTACCGCATCCGCGAGGCGATCGACTACTCCGTCAACCGCAGCGGCATCGTCAAGGCGCTCTTCCAAGGGCTCGGCGATCCGGCAGCGCAGCTGGTCGGCAGCAGCATCGTCGGATTCGATCCGGCTCTGCAGCCCACACCGTACGACCCCGGCCGGGCGGCCGCCCTC comes from Rhodococcus oxybenzonivorans and encodes:
- a CDS encoding ABC transporter substrate-binding protein; the protein is MSPARSLQQGTRYRAAIAATAAMTVSALAAGCSVANSNHSDAASPDTLRIVLPQEPPTLEPCDASLTSTGVVVRSNITEPLVERNADTGDLEPKLAESWEQTSGNVWTFRIRPGVTFSDGSVFDAADAAFSIDRAVNSTIGCDVDGYVFGDDPLVVAAVDPGTVTVTTPTADPILPLRISFVEMVPTTTDAQDKVREPIGTGPYRVDYWDHGQRLSLVRNDTYWGSVPEYARAIYQWRTEGSVRAAMVTNDEAELATYLGPEDGAGDLGVAYPNNETTALRMQANEPPLDDYRIREAIDYSVNRSGIVKALFQGLGDPAAQLVGSSIVGFDPALQPTPYDPGRAAALVAEAKADGVPVDKEIRLIGRTGQFPKINETIEAIQNALSEAGLNVKIEMMDTAGQMQYQIRPFPDAGPVLLMIQHGNQAGDAQFTVDQYMRSDGYQSYFGTNTYDARIDAAEELVGDARQDAFAAVLADEPTELRQFAYIAHMNAVLAKSPSVRYEPNSATGDEMRLSEMTRADTDASS